A genomic window from Salvia hispanica cultivar TCC Black 2014 chromosome 5, UniMelb_Shisp_WGS_1.0, whole genome shotgun sequence includes:
- the LOC125186890 gene encoding uncharacterized protein LOC125186890 produces the protein MSWHTPAPTLSTPTISYHQLKDTSADLSEKIELGFGPNGLGILSISNVPGYQLLRQNLLCLAPRLAGLPEDVKLQLEDPNSRYNFGWSHGKEKLESGKPDTMKGSFYANPILDVPTNDQSLVKRYPSYCGPNIWPRDVLPELELAFKALGKLILDVGLLLAHHCDQYKSNKLKMHENGSLQQILLRSQCHKGRLLYYFPSHQCTSVVDDGGESMSSWCGWHTDHGSLTGLTSAIFTRDSVEISCPDSTAGLYVKTRSGQIVKVVYGEDEIAYQIGETTEILSGARLCATPHCVRAPKGEVASGVERSTFALFMQPNWDEKLLFPELANTHEFIMPNGSISFGDYTEKVLDKYYDLNT, from the exons ATGTCCTGGCACACTCCTGCTCCTACTCTTTCAACACCTACTATTTCCTACCATCAATTGAAG GATACAAGTGCGGATTTATCGGAGAAAATTGAGCTCGGATTTGGCCCCAACGGCCTCGGAATTCTCTCCATATCGAAT GTGCCTGGTTATCAATTACTGCGTCAAAATCTTCTATGCCTTGCACCTAG ATTAGCTGGCCTCCCGGAAGATGTTAAGCTGCAACTTGAAGATCCTAACAGTAG GTACAATTTTGGATGGAGTCatggaaaagaaaaacttGAGTCCGGTAAACCAG ATACTATGAAAGGCTCCTTCTATGCCAATCCAATACTTGATGTCCCCACAAATGACCAATCACTTGTTAAAAG GTATCCTTCTTACTGTGGACCAAATATATGGCCTCGTGATGTATTGCCAGAACTTGAACTGG CCTTTAAAGCTCTTGGAAAGTTGATACTAGATGTTGGATTGTTGTTGGCACACCATTGCGATCAATATA AGTCAAATAAGTTGAAAATGCATGAAAATGGAAGTCTGCAGCAAATACTTCTTCGGTCTCAGTGCCACAAAGGCCGTCTCCTATATTATTTTCCATCCCATCAGTG CACTTCTGTTGTAGATGATGGTGGTGAATCTATGTCATCATGGTGTGGATGGCATACAGATCATGGTTCCCTTACAG GCCTTACTAGTGCAATTTTCACGAGAGATTCTGTGGAAATATCTTGTCCTGACAGCACTGCTGGCCTCTATGTAAAAACACGTTCAGGTCAAATAGTCAAA GTGGTGTATGGGGAAGATGAAATTGCCTACCAAATAGGTGAAACGACTGAGATACTGTCGGGAGCTCGACTTTGTGCAACACCACACTGTGTTCGG GCACCAAAAGGTGAGGTGGCATCTGGTGTTGAACGTTCTAcatttgcattatttatgCAGCCTAACTG GGATGAAAAGCTTCTTTTTCCGGAGCTGGCGAATACACATGAG TTTATCATGCCAAATGGATCTATTTCTTTTGGAGATTACACTGAAAAAGTGCTGGACAAGTATTACGACCTCAATACATAA
- the LOC125186962 gene encoding tudor domain-containing protein 3-like, with product MAAAAASSSQSHLSAALAARGWCLKDTDRIRELITPSAALDSVESELLNMDLRSFGGKCLPQPSLLTKTSHLQGPIVLQVCSSRDISRSSLAEAASENSNNRRLLLLKLTDGHNEITAIEYSHVPSFPDDISPGTKVKLQNKADMRSGILCLNKNVITVLGGVVQSLYEEWQLKRKYMNVSRYKLRPSQENASSYPPSFEKLQVRTGRGPSSTSYTPSSEAAYSNDHRQSLAARGECSNLRQNVQLQKNNETKDGLTDGAKLLHSNEGNPEKATASERPKVVASVPVQNQVAAQKLLQKTSQPSFGDRNSRFQRRRGKDTEDDSSLLTLDEWERRKTGGNLQTTHEHHHYTEDEELARQLQEQFDLEENHVQNDPHMMDAKSIKISMFSFERDDAGASSRTEFRGRGRGRGRGRGRGRGRRY from the exons ATGGCGGCCGCCGCCGCTTCTTCTTCGCAGTCTCATCTTTCGGCAGCTCTCGCCGCCAGAGGCTGGTGTTTAAAAGACACTGACCGAATTCGAGAACTCATCACACCATCTGCCGCCCTCGATTCAGTTGAATCAGAGCTTCTCAATATGGACTTGCGATCGTTTGGCGGAAAATGCTTGCCGCAACCTTCTCTTCTCACCAAAACCTCTCATCTTCAAGGTCCAATTGTGCTTCAG GTGTGCTCAAGCAGAGATATATCTCGGAGTAGTCTGGCTGAGGCTGCTTCAGAAAATTCAAACAACAGACGGCTGTTACTATTGAAGCTCACAGATGGACACAATGAAATAACTGCTATAGAGTACTCACATGTGCCGTCATTTCCTGATGATATTAGCCCTGGGACAAAG GTCAAGCTGCAGAATAAAGCTGATATGCGCAGTggtattttgtgtttgaacaaaaatgtaattacTGTTTTAGGCGGCGTTGTTCAGTCTCTTTACGAAGAATGGCAGTTAAAGCGCAAGTACATGAATGTTTCTCGCTACAAGCTCAGGCCATCACAAGAAAATGCATCTAGCTATCCTCCATCATTCGAAAAGCTCCAAGTTCGAACCGGACGAGGCCCTTCGTCTACTTCATACACTCCGTCTTCTGAAG CGGCATACTCAAATGATCATCGACAAAGTCTCGCTGCAAGAGGCGAGTGCTCCAATTTGCGCCAGAATGTCCAGCTCcagaaaaataatgaaaccAAAGATGGTTTAACTGATGGAGCAAAGCTGCTTCACTCAAATGAAGGAAATCCCGAGAAGGCAACTGCCTCAGAAAGACCAAAAG TTGTGGCATCTGTACCTGTTCAAAATCAAGTAGCGGCTCAGAAACTTCTCCAGAAAACAAGTCAGCCTAGTTTTGGTGATCGCAATTCTAGATTTCAGAGGCGTAGGGGAAAGGATACAGAAGATGACTCATCTTTGCTCACCCTTGATGAGTGGGAAAGGAGGAAAACAGGAGGCAATCTTCAGACAACACATGAGCACCACCACTACACTGAAGATGAGGAGCTTGCAAGACAGCTGCAGGAGCAATTTGATTTGGAGGAAAACCAT GTACAAAATGATCCGCATATGATGGATGCTAAAAGTATAAAGATAAGCATGTTCAGTTTCGAAAGAGATGATGCTGGAGCTTCCAGTCGAACTGAATTCAGGGGAAGAGGGAGAGGAAGAGGTAGAGGACGAGGGAGAGGAAGGGGAAGGAGATACTGA
- the LOC125186889 gene encoding probable receptor-like protein kinase At5g20050: MEEDTRSILISIAIILLLITSIIIARLSLKLSESFYLICGAALAAILAVAAIVVLRIRYSTRRKQLEHQLSFQGRELRIEYSFLRKVAGVPTKFRHRELEEATDGFRSLLGRGGSGAVFKGILSDGTAVAVKRIDGEERGEKEFKAEVAAIASVQHLNLARLLGYCIAAGGSPRFLVYEFVFNGSLDNWIFPKIKPNQRSGCLPWDLRCRIALDVAKALNYLHRDCRSCVLHLDVKPENILLDGDFRALVSDFGLSKLKGRDESRVVTTIRGTRGYMAPEWLLENGVSEKCDVYSYGMVVLEMTGGRRCITELDKGHHSNKKFQFFPRIVVEKLKEGKLIEVVDDRLDKADVDEAELRRMVGVALWCIQEKPRMRPTMAEVVEMLEGRMPVEDAPDTQMLVVDLLSIDEDDDDDGNARKDKRRLPRAVVVRDSPLSVAPSMAFSTLSGR; encoded by the coding sequence ATGGAGGAGGACACAAGATCAATCTTAATCTCCATCGCCATAATTTTACTCCTCATAACCTCCATCATCATCGCCCGCCTCTCTCTCAAACTCTCCGAATCCTTCTACCTCATCTGCGGCGCCGCCCTCGCCGCCATCCTCGCCGTCGCCGCCATCGTCGTCCTCCGCATCCGCTACAGCACCCGCCGCAAGCAGCTCGAGCACCAGCTCAGCTTCCAAGGCCGCGAGCTGCGGATCGAGTACAGCTTCCTCCGCAAAGTCGCCGGCGTCCCCACCAAGTTCCGCCACCGCGAGCTCGAGGAGGCCACCGACGGCTTCCGCTCCCTCCTCGGCCGCGGCGGATCCGGCGCCGTCTTCAAAGGCATCCTCTCCGATGGCACCGCCGTCGCCGTCAAGCGGATCGACGGCGAGGAGCGCGGAGAGAAGGAGTTCAAAGCCGAGGTCGCCGCCATCGCCAGCGTCCAGCACCTGAACCTAGCTCGCCTCCTCGGCTATTGCATTGCCGCCGGCGGCAGCCCTCGCTTCCTCGTCTACGAATTCGTCTTCAACGGATCCCTAGACAATTGgattttccccaaaattaaACCTAATCAGAGAAGCGGCTGCTTGCCCTGGGATCTGAGATGCAGAATCGCGTTAGATGTAGCAAAAGCCCTAAATTATCTCCACCGCGATTGCCGATCATGCGTCCTGCATTTGGATGTGAAGCCGGAGAACATATTGCTCGACGGCGATTTCCGCGCCCTAGTTTCCGATTTCGGACTGTCGAAGCTCAAGGGGAGGGATGAGAGCCGTGTTGTGACGACGATCCGCGGCACGAGAGGCTACATGGCGCCGGAATGGCTGCTGGAAAACGGTGTTTCGGAGAAATGCGATGTTTACAGCTACGGAATGGTGGTGTTGGAGATGACTGGGGGAAGGAGGTGCATCACTGAGCTTGACAAGGGGCATCACTCCAATAAGAAGTTTCAGTTCTTTCCGAGGATTGTGGTTGAAAAGTTGAAAGAGGGTAAGTTGATTGAGGTTGTGGATGATAGGTTGGACAAGGCCGATGTTGATGAGGCCGAGTTGAGACGGATGGTTGGGGTGGCGCTGTGGTGCATACAGGAGAAGCCGAGGATGAGGCCGACCATGGCGGAGGTGGTTGAGATGCTGGAAGGACGGATGCCGGTGGAGGATGCGCCCGACACGCAGATGCTTGTCGTGGATCTCTTGTCGATTGATGAAGACGACGACGATGATGGAAATGCGAGAAAGGACAAGCGTAGGCTGCCAAGAGCTGTGGTGGTGCGCGATAGTCCCTTGTCCGTAGCTCCCTCGATGGCCTTCTCCACGCTGTCGGGACGTTGA
- the LOC125186880 gene encoding acyl-protein thioesterase 2-like, which yields MSFTGPSAAASAAGRTFDFGRTYVVRPKGKHQATIVWLHGLGDNGNSWSTLLETLPLPNIKWICPTAPQRPVTLFGGFPSTAWFDVNDLSENANDDVHGLEASATYVASLLANEPADIKLGVGGFSMGAATSLYCATCFARGKFENGNQFSQNISAVVGLSGWLPCAKTLSSKLEGVAEASGRAASLPILLCHGKGDDVVAHKFGEKSAQKLTSTGFRDVTFKSYTTLGHYTIPEEMDELCAWLSSKLGLDGK from the exons ATGAGTTTCACTGGCCCTTCCGCTGCCGCTTCTG CTGCTGGGAGAACTTTTGACTTTGGACGGACGTATGTGGTCAGGCCCAAAGGTAAACACCAAGCGACCATAGTGTGGCTACATGGCCTTGGTGACAACGGCAATAG CTGGTCTACTCTCTTGGAAACCCTTCCACTTCCGAAT ATAAAGTGGATCTGCCCAACTGCTCCTCAACGACCAGTAACTTTATTTGGAGGCTTTCCATCAACTGCTT GGTTTGATGTGAATGACCTTTCAGAAAATGCTAATGATGATGTACACGGTTTGGAAGCTTCAGCTACATATGTTGCAAGCTTATTGGCTAATGAACCTGCTGATA TAAAACTTGGTGTTGGAGGCTTCAGTATGGGTGCGGCAACCTCCCTATACTGTGCTACTTGTTTTGCTCGAGGGAAATTTGAGAATGGCAACCAGTTTTCCCAAAATATAAGTGCTGTTGTTGGATTGAGCGGTTGGCTTCCATGCGCAAA GACTCTAAGTTCCAAATTAGAAGGTGTGGCTGAGGCTTCTGGACGTGCTGCATCCTTACCCATTCTGCTTTGTCATGGCAAAG GGGATGATGTAGTTGCTCATAAATTTGGTGAGAAGTCCGCGCAGAAGCTAACTTCTACTGGATTTCGAGATGTCACTTTTAAATCCTATACTAC GCTTGGTCACTATACTATTCCAGAGGAAATGGATGAGCTTTGTGCTTGGCTATCATCCAAATTGGGACTGGATGGTAAATGA